One genomic segment of Burkholderia pyrrocinia includes these proteins:
- a CDS encoding DUF3108 domain-containing protein: MPMQPADIRPSHALPRRWLRVGVALVVVLVLHALAAIWLMRNRESFTPPAPADIPVQIELLKPQPIERQPVPPAPKPVEHPAAPAPAAPKAAAPKPAPSPEPVLTSTQTAEHGEPPPAAASAASGVPGASAASGAHAASAAGAGSAATPGPATSGVKFAAPPSGDLQYDTFYNGMQNMIGTIHWRTDGHTYDLSVSMPVPFVGPFTYRSEGRIDAFGVAPDRYVEKRGKRPEDIAIFNREIRQVVFTRTPNNAPLPDGVQDRFSMLMQLSGLLRGNPSAYKPGVTQQFFVIDNNSGETWPITVIGDEQVQTQAGIIDARHFMRLPRRDGDTRRIDMWLAPSLGWLPARLVQSEPNGAQIELLWHGRLAAPATPSDAAPAGGATNAPAGASTPDASAAPSAEPAQPAPPATVQPPAQPAAPPASSPVTQ; encoded by the coding sequence ATGCCCATGCAGCCTGCCGACATCCGCCCGAGTCACGCCCTGCCCCGCCGCTGGCTGCGCGTGGGCGTCGCGCTCGTCGTCGTGCTGGTGCTGCACGCGCTCGCCGCGATCTGGCTGATGCGCAATCGCGAATCGTTCACGCCGCCCGCGCCCGCCGACATCCCCGTGCAGATCGAGCTGCTGAAGCCGCAACCGATCGAGCGCCAGCCCGTGCCGCCCGCGCCGAAGCCGGTCGAGCATCCGGCCGCACCCGCACCGGCCGCGCCCAAGGCCGCCGCACCGAAGCCCGCACCGTCACCTGAGCCGGTCCTCACTTCGACGCAGACGGCCGAGCACGGCGAGCCGCCGCCGGCCGCCGCGTCCGCGGCGAGCGGCGTCCCGGGCGCATCGGCCGCATCGGGCGCGCACGCCGCATCGGCCGCCGGCGCCGGCAGTGCCGCGACGCCGGGCCCCGCGACGAGCGGCGTGAAGTTCGCCGCGCCGCCGTCCGGCGACCTGCAGTACGACACGTTCTACAACGGGATGCAGAACATGATCGGCACGATCCACTGGCGCACCGACGGGCACACCTACGATCTGTCGGTATCGATGCCCGTGCCGTTCGTCGGCCCGTTCACCTATCGCAGCGAAGGCCGCATCGACGCGTTCGGCGTCGCGCCCGACCGTTACGTCGAGAAGCGCGGCAAGCGGCCGGAAGACATCGCGATCTTCAACCGCGAGATCCGGCAGGTCGTGTTCACGCGCACGCCGAACAACGCGCCGCTGCCCGACGGCGTGCAGGACCGCTTCAGCATGCTGATGCAGTTGTCGGGGCTCTTGCGCGGCAACCCGTCCGCGTACAAGCCCGGCGTCACGCAGCAGTTCTTCGTGATCGACAACAACAGCGGCGAGACCTGGCCGATCACGGTGATCGGCGACGAGCAGGTGCAGACGCAGGCCGGCATCATCGACGCGCGGCACTTCATGCGCCTGCCGCGCCGCGACGGCGACACGCGCCGCATCGACATGTGGCTCGCGCCGTCGCTCGGCTGGCTGCCCGCGCGGCTCGTGCAGAGCGAACCGAACGGCGCGCAGATCGAGCTGCTGTGGCACGGCCGGCTCGCGGCGCCGGCCACGCCGTCCGATGCCGCGCCGGCAGGTGGCGCAACGAACGCGCCCGCCGGCGCATCGACGCCCGATGCATCGGCCGCACCGTCCGCGGAGCCGGCACAACCCGCGCCGCCCGCCACCGTGCAACCGCCTGCGCAACCGGCCGCACCGCCGGCGTCGTCGCCTGTCACACAGTGA
- a CDS encoding IclR family transcriptional regulator — MPASPLPDDDLADSDTDDAASGEHGEKVRSGIQSIEVGFRLLDVLTSEPRAMMLRDLAQRAGMSPAKAHRYLVSFSRLGVVSQDPVSGRYELGGFALQMGLARLARVDGVKLARIALTEFRDRLDQTVGIAVWGNQGPTIVHWMESSHPAKASLKLGDVMPLLGSATGLLFAAYLPRSKTAAMLERELADTRRSPHHGGPRTLDEVDAVLADVRKHEAARVEGMLLPTIHAFCMPVFDAVGELALAIVALGQEGSFDIAWGGEIDTALRACAQKLSYELGYSPDARDA; from the coding sequence ATGCCCGCCAGCCCGCTTCCCGACGACGACCTCGCCGACTCCGACACCGACGATGCAGCCTCCGGCGAGCACGGCGAGAAGGTCCGTTCCGGCATCCAGTCGATCGAGGTCGGCTTCCGCCTGCTCGACGTGCTGACGAGCGAGCCGCGCGCGATGATGCTGCGCGACCTCGCGCAGCGCGCGGGCATGAGCCCTGCGAAGGCACACCGCTACCTGGTCAGCTTCTCGCGGCTCGGCGTCGTGTCGCAGGATCCTGTATCGGGTCGCTACGAGCTCGGCGGCTTCGCGCTGCAGATGGGGCTCGCGCGGCTCGCGCGGGTCGACGGCGTGAAGCTCGCGCGGATCGCGCTGACCGAGTTCCGCGACCGCCTCGACCAGACGGTCGGCATCGCGGTGTGGGGCAACCAGGGGCCGACGATCGTGCACTGGATGGAATCGAGCCATCCGGCGAAGGCGTCGCTGAAGCTCGGCGACGTGATGCCGCTGCTCGGCTCCGCGACGGGGCTGCTGTTCGCCGCGTACCTGCCGCGCAGCAAGACCGCCGCGATGCTCGAGCGCGAACTCGCCGATACGCGCCGCTCGCCGCATCACGGCGGCCCGCGCACGCTCGACGAGGTCGACGCGGTGCTGGCCGACGTGCGCAAGCACGAAGCCGCGCGCGTCGAGGGGATGCTGCTGCCGACGATCCATGCGTTCTGCATGCCCGTGTTCGACGCGGTCGGCGAGCTCGCGCTCGCGATCGTCGCGCTCGGCCAGGAAGGCTCGTTCGACATCGCGTGGGGCGGCGAGATCGACACCGCGCTGCGCGCGTGCGCACAGAAACTGTCTTACGAACTCGGCTATAGTCCCGACGCACGCGACGCCTGA
- a CDS encoding fumarylacetoacetate hydrolase family protein has product MKLASLKDGTRDGQLIVVSRDLHTAAIADAIAPTLQRVLDDWAFYAPQLRDLYDALNHGRARNAFAFDPANCMAPLPRAFQWADGSAYVNHVELVRRARGAEMPPEFWTDPLMYQGGSDDFLGPRDDVVCPSEEWGIDFEAEVAVITGDVPMSASPDDALKAVRLVTLVNDVSLRNLIPAELAKGFGFFQSKPATAFAPVAVTPDELGDEWREGRVHRPMIVHWNGKKVGQPDAGTDMVFHFGQLVAHAAKTRNLRAGSIVGSGTVSNKDAKRGYCCIAEKRCLETIEHGAPQTEFMRYGDTVRIEMFDAAGKSIFGAIEQSVAPPDGAA; this is encoded by the coding sequence ATGAAACTTGCTTCGCTGAAGGACGGCACGCGCGACGGCCAGCTGATCGTCGTGTCGCGCGACCTGCACACCGCGGCGATCGCCGACGCGATCGCGCCGACGCTGCAGCGCGTCCTCGACGACTGGGCGTTCTACGCGCCGCAGCTGCGCGACCTGTACGACGCGCTGAACCACGGCCGCGCGCGCAACGCGTTCGCGTTCGATCCGGCCAACTGCATGGCGCCGCTGCCGCGCGCGTTCCAGTGGGCCGACGGCTCCGCGTACGTGAACCACGTCGAGCTCGTGCGCCGCGCGCGCGGCGCGGAGATGCCGCCCGAGTTCTGGACCGATCCGCTGATGTACCAGGGCGGCAGCGACGATTTCCTGGGGCCCCGCGACGACGTCGTGTGCCCGTCCGAGGAATGGGGCATCGATTTCGAGGCGGAAGTCGCGGTGATCACCGGCGACGTGCCGATGAGTGCATCGCCCGACGATGCGCTGAAGGCCGTGCGGCTCGTCACGCTCGTGAACGACGTGTCGCTGCGCAACCTGATCCCGGCCGAGCTCGCGAAGGGCTTCGGTTTCTTCCAGAGCAAGCCGGCCACCGCGTTCGCGCCGGTCGCGGTGACGCCCGACGAGCTCGGCGACGAATGGCGCGAAGGCCGCGTGCACCGACCGATGATCGTCCACTGGAACGGCAAGAAGGTCGGCCAGCCCGATGCGGGCACCGACATGGTGTTCCACTTCGGCCAACTGGTCGCGCACGCGGCGAAGACGCGCAACCTGCGCGCCGGTTCGATCGTCGGCTCGGGCACCGTGTCGAACAAGGACGCGAAGCGCGGCTACTGCTGCATCGCCGAGAAGCGCTGCCTCGAGACGATCGAGCACGGCGCGCCGCAGACCGAATTCATGCGCTACGGCGACACCGTGCGCATCGAGATGTTCGACGCGGCCGGCAAGTCGATCTTCGGCGCGATCGAGCAGTCGGTCGCACCGCCCGACGGCGCGGCGTAA
- a CDS encoding enoyl-CoA hydratase/isomerase family protein: MPDLAAYGGYEALKVTRRDHGVLDIVMSGEGANRSGLATANARMHRELADIWRDVDRDPDTRVAVIRGEGKGFSAGGDLALVEEMASDFDVRARVWREARDLVYNVINCSKPIVSAMHGPAVGAGLVAGLLADISIAAKDARIIDGHTRLGVAAGDHAAIVWPLLCGMAKAKYYLLLCEPVSGAEAERIGLVSLAVEPADLLPKAYEVAERLAHGSQSAIRWTKYALNNWLRTAGPTFDTSLALEFMGFSGPDVQEGIRSLRERRPPDFPGDAPF; the protein is encoded by the coding sequence ATGCCTGATCTCGCCGCGTACGGCGGTTACGAAGCACTGAAGGTGACGCGCCGCGACCATGGCGTGCTCGATATCGTGATGAGCGGCGAGGGTGCGAACCGCAGCGGTCTCGCGACCGCGAACGCGCGCATGCATCGCGAGCTCGCCGATATCTGGCGCGACGTCGACCGCGATCCCGACACGCGCGTCGCGGTGATCCGCGGCGAAGGCAAGGGCTTCTCGGCGGGCGGCGACCTCGCGCTCGTCGAGGAGATGGCGAGCGACTTCGACGTGCGCGCCCGCGTGTGGCGCGAGGCGCGCGATCTCGTCTACAACGTGATCAACTGCAGCAAGCCGATCGTGTCGGCGATGCACGGCCCGGCCGTCGGCGCGGGGCTCGTCGCCGGGCTGCTCGCCGATATCTCGATCGCCGCGAAGGATGCGCGCATCATCGACGGCCATACGCGGCTCGGCGTCGCGGCCGGCGACCACGCGGCGATCGTGTGGCCGCTGCTGTGCGGGATGGCGAAGGCGAAGTACTACCTGCTGCTGTGCGAACCCGTGAGCGGCGCGGAAGCCGAGCGGATCGGCCTGGTGTCGCTCGCGGTCGAGCCGGCCGACCTGCTGCCGAAGGCGTACGAAGTGGCCGAGCGGCTCGCGCACGGTTCGCAATCGGCGATCCGCTGGACCAAGTACGCGCTGAACAACTGGCTGCGCACGGCCGGGCCGACCTTCGATACGTCGCTCGCGCTCGAATTCATGGGCTTCTCGGGGCCCGACGTGCAGGAGGGCATCCGTTCGCTGCGCGAGCGGCGCCCGCCCGACTTCCCCGGTGACGCGCCGTTCTGA
- a CDS encoding PhaM family polyhydroxyalkanoate granule multifunctional regulatory protein: protein MTTDASGSNPFAGFAGFKPADMMDRMWDMMRMSPFGGITPFPGATQGLPPSLSSMSDMMAPLTSVEELDKRITDLRAVEQWLKLNLGMLQSAIQALEVQRATLATLRAFGAFAQSSMSAAEEAAVAAAHAAKAASASPDGAASAFATDAPPEGDAAQQAFDPAGWWNLLQSQFNQLASLAMAQPGMQPAAPADAPPDAAAPPEQAAKPAPAAAAPRKPAAKRAKPADSAAARAAAASSPATRPPKRST from the coding sequence ATGACGACCGATGCCTCCGGCTCCAACCCTTTCGCCGGCTTCGCCGGCTTCAAGCCCGCCGACATGATGGACCGGATGTGGGACATGATGCGGATGTCGCCGTTCGGCGGGATCACGCCGTTTCCGGGCGCCACGCAAGGGCTGCCGCCGTCGCTGTCGAGCATGTCCGACATGATGGCGCCGCTCACGAGCGTCGAGGAACTCGACAAGCGGATCACCGATCTGCGCGCGGTCGAGCAGTGGCTGAAGCTCAATCTCGGGATGCTGCAGTCCGCGATCCAGGCGCTTGAAGTGCAGCGCGCGACGCTCGCGACGCTGCGTGCGTTCGGCGCGTTCGCGCAAAGCTCGATGTCGGCGGCCGAGGAGGCGGCCGTCGCGGCGGCGCATGCGGCGAAAGCCGCGTCGGCGTCGCCGGACGGCGCGGCTTCCGCGTTCGCCACGGATGCGCCGCCGGAAGGCGACGCCGCGCAGCAGGCCTTCGACCCGGCCGGCTGGTGGAACCTGCTGCAGTCGCAGTTCAACCAGCTCGCGAGCCTCGCGATGGCGCAGCCGGGCATGCAGCCCGCGGCGCCGGCCGACGCGCCGCCGGATGCGGCCGCACCGCCGGAGCAGGCCGCGAAGCCTGCGCCGGCCGCCGCCGCGCCGCGCAAGCCCGCGGCGAAGCGCGCGAAGCCGGCCGATTCGGCCGCGGCGCGCGCGGCGGCCGCCTCGTCGCCCGCAACCCGTCCGCCGAAGCGCTCGACGTGA
- a CDS encoding patatin-like phospholipase family protein, which produces MRLALVLMGGGARAAYQVGVLKALAEIAREADPNRHTLPFAVVCGSSAGAINATSIASHADDFSHGVRRLLEFWEPLRADYVYRTDWLGVAAAGARWLAAMTFGWASRRSPRGLLDNTPLAHLLHRELSFHRIEQMLEARLLHALAVTALSYSSGRHLTFYQAAEPIQAWRRAQRTARLVDLSASHLLASSAIPFVFPAVPLVLDGQIEYFGDGSIRQIAPLSPAIHFGADRIVVVGAADPRPEIPAANGAGLVRGYPTLAQIGQQVLASVFLDSIGSDIERIEHINRMIEHLPHQVEVDSGWRHVDVLAIAPSERIELIAAKHLKQMPAAMRGLLGAVGGSQPAGASFASYLLFEEAFTRELIELGYGDGRAQRDTLAGWIAQADGGSAPAAGTPPEDGLATGEIRV; this is translated from the coding sequence ATGCGGCTCGCGCTCGTTCTGATGGGAGGCGGCGCGCGTGCCGCCTATCAGGTCGGCGTGCTGAAGGCGCTGGCCGAGATCGCGCGCGAGGCCGATCCGAACCGGCACACGTTGCCGTTCGCGGTCGTGTGCGGCTCATCGGCCGGCGCGATCAACGCGACGTCGATCGCGAGCCACGCGGACGACTTTTCGCACGGCGTGCGGCGCCTGCTCGAATTCTGGGAGCCGCTGCGCGCCGACTACGTGTATCGCACCGACTGGCTCGGCGTCGCGGCCGCCGGCGCGCGCTGGCTCGCGGCGATGACGTTCGGCTGGGCGTCCCGCCGTTCACCGCGCGGGCTGCTCGACAACACGCCGCTCGCGCACCTGCTGCACCGCGAACTGAGCTTCCACCGGATCGAGCAGATGCTCGAGGCGCGCCTGCTGCACGCGCTCGCGGTGACGGCGCTCAGCTATTCGAGCGGCCGGCACCTCACGTTCTACCAGGCGGCCGAGCCGATCCAGGCGTGGCGGCGCGCGCAGCGCACCGCGCGGCTCGTCGACCTGTCGGCGTCGCACCTGCTCGCGTCGTCGGCCATTCCGTTCGTGTTTCCGGCCGTGCCGCTCGTGCTCGACGGGCAGATCGAGTACTTCGGCGACGGTTCGATCCGGCAGATCGCGCCGCTGTCGCCGGCGATCCACTTCGGCGCGGACCGGATCGTCGTCGTCGGCGCGGCCGACCCGCGGCCCGAGATTCCGGCCGCGAACGGCGCCGGGCTGGTGCGCGGCTATCCGACGCTCGCGCAGATCGGCCAGCAGGTACTCGCGAGCGTGTTCCTCGACTCGATCGGCTCGGACATCGAACGGATCGAGCACATCAACCGGATGATCGAGCACCTGCCGCACCAGGTCGAGGTGGACAGCGGCTGGCGGCATGTCGACGTGCTCGCGATCGCGCCGTCCGAGCGCATCGAGCTGATCGCCGCGAAGCACCTGAAGCAGATGCCGGCGGCGATGCGCGGGCTGCTCGGCGCGGTCGGCGGCAGCCAGCCGGCCGGCGCGTCGTTCGCGAGCTACCTGTTGTTCGAGGAGGCGTTCACGCGCGAACTCATCGAGCTCGGCTACGGCGACGGGCGCGCGCAGCGCGACACGCTCGCCGGCTGGATCGCGCAGGCGGACGGCGGCAGCGCGCCGGCAGCCGGCACGCCGCCGGAAGACGGCCTGGCGACGGGCGAAATACGGGTCTGA
- a CDS encoding diiron oxygenase produces the protein MNTMLYPELYRSLEAVRWDMEKDIPWDKFDASLLTDEQAKTIKMNAITEWSALPATEMFLRDNQHDSDFSAFMSVWFFEEQKHSLVLMEYLRRFKPEMVPTEEELHAVRFQFDPAPPLETLMLHFCGEIRLNHWYRCAADWHTEPVIKQIYETISRDEARHGGAYLRYMKKALNNCGDVARAAFAKIGVLMASARRTEKPLHPTNLHVNQALFPRDTVQSRLPDPEWLERWLDEQIRFDGEWEKKVVERILHNLSILFERTFATAQELNRYRKEVTGRLQAESGPSSAAQPA, from the coding sequence ATGAACACGATGCTTTATCCGGAACTTTACAGGTCGCTCGAAGCCGTCCGCTGGGACATGGAGAAGGACATTCCGTGGGACAAGTTCGACGCTTCGCTGCTCACCGACGAGCAGGCGAAGACGATCAAGATGAACGCGATCACCGAATGGTCGGCGCTGCCCGCGACGGAAATGTTCCTGCGCGACAACCAGCACGACAGCGACTTTTCCGCGTTCATGAGCGTGTGGTTCTTCGAGGAGCAGAAGCATTCGCTCGTGCTGATGGAATACCTGCGCCGCTTCAAACCGGAAATGGTGCCGACCGAAGAGGAACTGCACGCGGTGCGCTTCCAGTTCGATCCGGCGCCGCCGCTCGAGACGCTGATGCTGCACTTCTGCGGCGAGATCCGCCTGAATCACTGGTACCGCTGCGCGGCCGACTGGCATACCGAGCCCGTCATCAAGCAGATCTACGAAACGATTTCGCGCGATGAAGCGCGCCACGGCGGCGCGTACCTGCGCTACATGAAGAAGGCGCTGAACAACTGCGGCGACGTCGCGCGTGCCGCGTTCGCGAAGATCGGCGTGCTGATGGCGTCGGCGCGCCGCACCGAGAAGCCGCTGCACCCGACCAACCTGCACGTGAACCAGGCGCTGTTCCCGCGCGACACCGTGCAGTCGCGCCTGCCCGATCCGGAATGGCTCGAACGCTGGCTCGACGAGCAGATCCGTTTCGACGGCGAGTGGGAAAAGAAGGTTGTCGAGCGCATCCTGCACAACCTGTCGATCCTGTTCGAACGCACGTTCGCGACCGCGCAGGAGCTGAATCGCTATCGCAAGGAAGTCACCGGCCGCCTGCAGGCCGAAAGCGGCCCGTCGTCGGCCGCGCAGCCGGCCTGA
- the rfaE2 gene encoding D-glycero-beta-D-manno-heptose 1-phosphate adenylyltransferase → MSATFERKLITRDALVALRASLPSPVVFTNGVFDILHRGHVTYLADAKALGACLIVGVNCDASVRMLGKGDDRPINREDDRAALLAALESVDWVVKFEEQTPVSLIEAIRPDILVKGGDYDMDALPESALVRGWGGRALAIPFEHDRSTTALLKKVRAQQS, encoded by the coding sequence ATGTCCGCCACCTTCGAACGCAAGCTGATTACCCGTGATGCCCTCGTCGCCCTGCGCGCGTCGCTGCCGTCGCCCGTCGTGTTCACCAACGGCGTATTCGACATCCTGCATCGCGGCCACGTCACGTATCTCGCCGACGCGAAAGCGCTCGGCGCGTGCCTGATCGTCGGCGTGAACTGCGACGCGTCGGTGCGCATGCTCGGCAAGGGCGACGACCGGCCGATCAACCGCGAGGACGACCGCGCGGCGCTGCTCGCGGCGCTGGAAAGCGTCGACTGGGTCGTGAAGTTCGAGGAACAGACGCCGGTGTCGCTGATCGAGGCCATCCGTCCGGACATCCTCGTGAAGGGCGGCGACTACGACATGGATGCGCTGCCGGAATCGGCGCTCGTGCGCGGCTGGGGCGGCCGCGCGCTGGCGATTCCGTTCGAGCACGATCGCTCGACCACCGCGTTGCTGAAGAAGGTGCGCGCGCAGCAGTCCTGA
- a CDS encoding type III pantothenate kinase, with protein MSEPHLLIDAGNSRIKWALADARRTLVDTGAFGHTRDGGADPDWSNLPRPRGAWISNVAGADVAARLDALLDAHWPDLPRTTIRSHHTQCGVTNGYTTPEQLGSDRWAGLIGARAAFPGEHLLIATFGTATTLEALRADGRFTGGLIAPGWALMMRALGTHTAQLPTLTTDIASGLLAGAQAEPFQVDTPRSLSAGCLYAQAGLIERAWRDLAAAWQAPVRLVLAGGAADDVARALTVPHTRHDALILSGLALIAAEAIAQG; from the coding sequence ATGAGCGAGCCGCACCTGCTGATCGACGCCGGCAACAGCCGGATCAAGTGGGCGCTCGCCGATGCGCGGCGCACGCTCGTCGACACGGGCGCGTTCGGCCACACGCGCGACGGCGGCGCCGATCCCGACTGGTCGAACCTGCCGCGTCCACGCGGCGCATGGATCTCGAACGTCGCGGGCGCCGACGTGGCCGCGCGGCTCGACGCGCTGCTCGATGCGCACTGGCCGGACCTGCCGCGCACGACGATACGCTCGCATCACACGCAATGCGGCGTGACGAACGGCTATACGACGCCCGAACAACTCGGCAGCGACCGCTGGGCCGGCCTGATCGGCGCGCGCGCGGCCTTTCCGGGCGAGCACCTGCTGATCGCGACGTTCGGTACCGCGACGACGCTCGAGGCGCTGCGCGCGGACGGCCGCTTCACGGGCGGGCTGATCGCGCCGGGCTGGGCACTGATGATGCGCGCGCTCGGCACGCACACCGCGCAGTTGCCGACGCTGACCACCGACATCGCGAGCGGGCTGCTCGCGGGCGCGCAGGCCGAGCCGTTCCAGGTCGATACGCCGCGCTCGCTGTCGGCCGGCTGCCTGTACGCGCAGGCCGGGCTGATCGAACGCGCGTGGCGCGATCTCGCCGCCGCGTGGCAGGCGCCCGTACGGCTCGTGCTGGCCGGCGGCGCGGCGGACGACGTCGCGCGTGCGCTGACGGTCCCGCATACGCGGCACGACGCGTTGATCCTGTCCGGGCTCGCGCTGATCGCCGCGGAAGCAATCGCGCAGGGTTGA
- a CDS encoding biotin--[acetyl-CoA-carboxylase] ligase, with amino-acid sequence MNAPTSSDTPDSGDAHIARNRLDAHLDAAPRAWPLDIVAATGSTNADVATRLKALPRSANALPAPLVRVAFEQTAGRGRQGRPWFAQPGNALLCSVGCIVPRPVDALGGLSIAIGVALAEGLATLPLDARTRVALKWPNDLLLTATDDGTPRIVGKLAGILIETVWTTADATAVVIGFGINVRGAEAVAAQVDALRARDATLASGLPPAALSIACASANLTDTLAASLNALTPALAQFGADGLAPFLPRWHALHAYAGREVVLLEQGVERARGIATGIDATGQLLLDTPNGVQAIAAGDVSLREAQ; translated from the coding sequence ATGAACGCCCCCACCTCCTCCGACACGCCCGATTCCGGCGACGCGCACATCGCGCGCAACCGGCTCGACGCGCACCTGGACGCCGCGCCGCGTGCGTGGCCGCTCGACATCGTCGCCGCCACCGGCTCGACCAACGCCGACGTCGCGACACGGCTCAAGGCGCTGCCGCGCAGCGCGAACGCGTTGCCCGCGCCGCTCGTTCGCGTTGCGTTCGAGCAGACCGCCGGCCGTGGCCGGCAGGGCCGCCCGTGGTTCGCGCAGCCCGGCAACGCGCTGCTGTGCTCGGTCGGCTGCATCGTGCCGCGCCCCGTCGACGCGCTCGGCGGCCTCAGCATCGCGATCGGCGTCGCGCTCGCCGAAGGGCTGGCCACGCTGCCGCTCGACGCCCGTACGCGCGTCGCGCTCAAATGGCCGAACGACCTGCTGCTGACGGCCACCGACGACGGCACGCCGCGCATCGTCGGCAAGCTCGCCGGGATCCTGATCGAAACCGTCTGGACCACCGCCGACGCGACCGCCGTCGTGATCGGCTTTGGCATCAACGTGCGCGGCGCGGAAGCCGTCGCCGCGCAGGTCGACGCGCTGCGCGCGCGCGATGCGACGCTCGCGAGCGGGCTGCCGCCGGCCGCGCTGTCGATCGCGTGTGCATCGGCGAACCTCACCGATACGCTCGCTGCGTCGCTGAACGCGCTCACGCCCGCGCTCGCACAGTTCGGCGCCGACGGGCTCGCGCCGTTCCTGCCGCGCTGGCACGCGCTGCACGCGTACGCGGGGCGCGAAGTCGTACTGCTCGAACAGGGTGTCGAACGCGCGCGCGGCATCGCGACCGGCATCGATGCGACCGGCCAGTTGCTGCTCGACACGCCGAACGGCGTGCAGGCGATCGCGGCCGGCGACGTGTCGCTGCGCGAAGCGCAATGA